Proteins encoded within one genomic window of Pongo pygmaeus isolate AG05252 chromosome 4, NHGRI_mPonPyg2-v2.0_pri, whole genome shotgun sequence:
- the TRIM7 gene encoding E3 ubiquitin-protein ligase TRIM7 isoform X3 — MFRSTEEKESKELLKQMAAEQEKVGAEFQALRAFLVEQEGRLLGRLEELSREVAQKQNENLAQLGAEITQLSKLSSQIQETAQKPDLDFLQEFKSTLSRCSNVPGPKPTTVSSEMKNKVWNVSLKTFVLKGMLKKFKEDLRGELEKEEKVELTLDPDTANPRLILSLDLKSVRLGERAQDLPNHPRRFDTNTRVLASCGFSSGRHHWEVEVGSKDGWAFGVARESVRRKGLTPFTPEEGVWALQLNGGQYWAVTSPERSPLSCGHLSRVRVALDLEVGAVSFYAVEDMRHLYTFRVNFQERVFPLFSVCSTGTYLRIWP; from the exons AAACAGATGGCAGCGGAGCAGGAGAAGGTGGGGGCAGAGTTCCAGGCACTGAGGGCCTTCCTGGTGGAGCAGGAGGGTCGGCTGCTAGGCCGCCTGGAGGAACTATCCCGGGAGGTGGCACAGAAGCAGAATGAGAACCTGGCCCAGCTCGGGGCTGAGATCACCCAGCTTTCCAAGCTCAGCAGCCAGATCCAGGAGACAGCTCAAAAGCCTGACCTGGACTTTCTCCAG GAATTCAAAAGCACGCTGAGCAG GTGTAGCAATGTGCCTGGCCCCAAGCCAACCACAGTCTCTTCTGAGATGAAGAATAAAGTCTGGAATGTTTCTCTCAAGACCTTTGTCTTAAAAGGGATGCTGAAGAAGTTCAAAG AGGACCTTCGGGGAGAgctggagaaagaggagaaag TGGAGCTCACCTTGGATCCCGACACCGCCAACCCGCGCCTCATCCTCTCTCTGGATCTTAAGAGCGTGCGCCTCGGCGAGCGGGCCCAGGACCTACCCAACCACCCTCGCCGCTTCGACACCAACACCCGCGTCCTGGCGTCCTGCGGCTTCTCCTCGGGCCGGCAtcactgggaggtggaggtgggctcTAAGGACGGCTGGGCCTTTGGCGTGGCCCGCGAGAGCGTGCGCCGAAAGGGCCTGACGCCCTTCACTCCCGAGGAGGGCGTCTGGGCCCTGCAGCTCAACGGCGGCCAGTACTGGGCCGTGACCAGCCCCGAGCGGTCGCCCCTCAGCTGTGGGCACCTGTCGCGCGTGCGGGTGGCCCTGGACCTGGAGGTGGGAGCCGTGTCCTTCTACGCCGTGGAGGACATGCGCCACCTCTACACCTTCCGCGTCAACTTCCAGGAGCGCGTATTCCCGCTTTTCTCTGTTTGCTCCACCGGCACCTACTTGCGAATCTGGCCTTGA